Proteins encoded within one genomic window of Halocatena marina:
- a CDS encoding DUF5785 family protein, whose translation MEWPHDPDSDEGSEGMRKYGMAILAKKVDEDDFPLSKDQFHEQVSDHPIRIDHETVVSVDDILDGVEADVFEDIQSFHRTVGSAMRNQDYWTYDPDEATSNG comes from the coding sequence ATGGAGTGGCCCCACGATCCAGACTCAGACGAGGGGAGCGAAGGAATGCGCAAGTACGGAATGGCGATTCTTGCCAAGAAAGTCGATGAAGACGACTTCCCGCTTTCGAAAGATCAGTTCCACGAACAAGTTAGCGACCATCCGATTCGTATCGACCACGAGACGGTCGTCAGCGTTGATGACATTCTCGACGGTGTTGAGGCCGATGTGTTCGAGGATATCCAATCATTCCACCGGACGGTGGGCAGCGCGATGCGCAATCAGGATTACTGGACGTACGATCCCGACGAAGCGACGAGCAACGGGTAG
- a CDS encoding universal stress protein, whose translation MTLVVVPVRYPLSKHSHDTLEIGAAIARERSAELTVLHVNIYQNGGRITRRDLKSAVKRAVGTLPPTRYVVRDGFFVEESILDEVANEAADVVVIGREEASRLRQLVRRLRDEPDIERYLRNRLDCEIITVPTGT comes from the coding sequence ATGACACTGGTCGTCGTTCCGGTTCGGTATCCCTTATCGAAGCATTCGCATGACACGCTGGAGATCGGAGCAGCGATCGCCCGCGAGCGTAGCGCCGAGCTTACGGTTCTTCATGTCAATATCTATCAGAATGGGGGAAGGATCACGCGCCGCGACCTCAAATCGGCTGTTAAGCGAGCCGTTGGTACTCTTCCACCAACGCGTTATGTCGTCCGTGACGGCTTTTTTGTCGAGGAAAGCATCCTTGATGAGGTTGCAAATGAGGCGGCAGACGTCGTCGTCATTGGTCGTGAAGAGGCATCCCGCCTCCGACAGCTCGTTCGTCGTCTGAGGGATGAGCCAGACATCGAGCGATATCTCCGCAATCGACTCGACTGTGAGATAATAACTGTTCCGACAGGAACGTAG
- a CDS encoding N-acetyltransferase: MEIDTPSRAEADILADLWVSLARGQHNHGSHLAAETNRTPIYESICQHIVTDGVRVARDSDAIDQEHADGEHVETDIVGFIMFTARTGRYEETVSAGVIENLYVMPDWRSEGIGSALLSTAEDELEADGIEIITLDVMASNRAARRFYSRHGYATHRVTMAKRKTDTHSKDE; encoded by the coding sequence ATGGAGATCGACACCCCGAGCCGAGCCGAGGCAGACATCCTCGCTGACCTCTGGGTGTCGCTTGCTCGTGGTCAGCACAATCACGGGTCTCATCTCGCAGCCGAAACCAATCGCACGCCGATCTACGAGTCTATCTGTCAACACATCGTTACTGATGGTGTCCGCGTCGCTCGCGACTCCGATGCTATCGATCAGGAACACGCCGATGGTGAGCACGTCGAGACCGATATCGTCGGATTCATTATGTTCACCGCGCGTACTGGTCGTTACGAGGAGACCGTTTCGGCCGGCGTCATCGAGAACCTCTATGTGATGCCCGATTGGCGGAGTGAAGGGATCGGCTCCGCACTCCTTTCGACGGCCGAAGACGAACTCGAAGCAGACGGAATCGAGATCATCACGCTCGATGTAATGGCCTCGAACAGAGCTGCCCGACGCTTCTACTCGCGCCATGGCTACGCCACCCACCGGGTGACAATGGCAAAACGCAAAACCGATACACACTCAAAGGATGAGTGA
- the pgk gene encoding phosphoglycerate kinase, which produces MIRTLDDLDAEGTAVGVRVDINSPLSESGDGLADDARLRAHVGTLSELTERGARVALLAHQGRPAGDAFSSLAAHAERLDDLLSAPVEYVDATFCSDARRRVEALEAGSVLVLENTRFYSEENMSFDPADAAETHLVVNLSSVFDAFVNDAFAAAHRSQPSIVGFAEQLPSFAGRVMERELEALGNIGERASPRVYVLGGAKVDDSIEIAETVLESGLADTVLTAGVVGNTFLHASGVSLGSESDSVVESRARDRLGLAESLLERYPDRIRMPNDIAIERGDERIEVAVEELPVDEPALDVGQRTIDAYADVFETAGTAILNGPAGVFEEERFAVGTRGLFQAATAAGFSIVGGGDTAAAIRRLGLSGFDHVSTGGGAALAMLTGEPLPAVSALDSA; this is translated from the coding sequence ATGATACGGACGCTCGATGATCTCGACGCGGAGGGAACCGCGGTCGGGGTGCGGGTCGACATCAATAGTCCGCTTTCTGAGTCCGGGGATGGGTTGGCCGACGATGCTCGATTGCGGGCGCACGTTGGCACGCTCTCGGAGCTCACGGAGCGGGGAGCACGCGTAGCCCTCCTTGCCCATCAGGGCCGACCAGCTGGTGATGCGTTTAGTTCGCTTGCTGCGCACGCAGAGCGGCTTGACGATCTGCTCTCGGCCCCTGTCGAGTACGTCGATGCCACATTCTGCTCGGACGCTCGGAGGCGCGTCGAGGCGCTTGAGGCGGGTTCGGTGCTCGTTCTCGAAAACACCCGCTTTTACAGTGAGGAGAACATGTCGTTCGATCCAGCTGATGCGGCCGAGACGCATCTCGTCGTGAACCTCTCATCGGTGTTCGATGCGTTCGTGAACGACGCATTCGCCGCTGCCCACCGGTCCCAACCATCAATCGTCGGATTCGCCGAGCAGCTTCCGAGCTTTGCGGGGCGTGTGATGGAACGCGAACTCGAAGCGCTCGGAAACATCGGTGAACGAGCGTCGCCGCGCGTATACGTCCTCGGTGGAGCGAAGGTCGACGATTCCATCGAGATCGCAGAAACCGTTCTTGAGTCGGGGTTGGCCGATACAGTTCTCACGGCTGGTGTCGTTGGGAACACCTTCCTGCACGCCTCGGGCGTCTCGCTCGGGTCTGAGAGCGATTCGGTTGTCGAATCACGCGCTCGTGACCGACTCGGTCTCGCTGAATCGCTGCTCGAACGGTATCCGGATCGCATCCGTATGCCCAACGATATCGCTATCGAACGGGGCGATGAGCGAATTGAGGTGGCTGTCGAAGAGCTTCCGGTTGATGAACCGGCCCTCGATGTTGGCCAGCGAACCATCGATGCATACGCAGACGTGTTCGAAACTGCCGGAACGGCGATTCTCAACGGTCCTGCTGGGGTCTTCGAAGAGGAACGTTTCGCAGTCGGGACGCGGGGGCTGTTCCAAGCCGCGACGGCTGCCGGATTCTCGATCGTCGGTGGTGGCGATACGGCTGCTGCGATCCGTCGGCTCGGTCTCTCTGGATTTGACCACGTGAGTACCGGCGGTGGGGCAGCGCTTGCGATGTTGACCGGCGAGCCGCTGCCAGCCGTTTCGGCTCTCGATTCGGCGTGA
- a CDS encoding mechanosensitive ion channel family protein: MREGGRTLSAQSPNATTTTAAANSTTTNQSGAGGPLGQSTTKEPASQQASEGLANIAHWWLEWFKDWGFPQDVAKLLLTILVLIVTWYASKYVTQMLGRRVARRFRRPSVSRTVLRIIRMSVYGVGILFIIVYIYGINGTNIVLSVTVFSAMVGVVLAPIVGSVISGLFVLADQPYEVGDMIELAETGQRGFVEDITIRYTKIFTLENTFLVVPNGSMRERDVINHSAEDTRTRYTLDIGVTYESDIEKARTLIENAARDIDGVIQGGPDIRIGSSRYPAAPTCFIDQFANSSVKLRLRYWTRDPYKPLTMRSRIQEAIWKRLDDVDVELAYPHSHVVFDETSGELNVNMTHESTAEDRPPRAPAEPEADD, from the coding sequence ATGAGGGAGGGGGGTCGGACGCTGTCGGCACAGAGTCCGAATGCTACTACTACGACTGCTGCGGCCAATTCTACTACGACGAATCAATCTGGGGCGGGAGGACCACTTGGTCAATCGACCACCAAGGAACCGGCCAGCCAACAAGCGAGTGAGGGCCTCGCCAATATTGCACACTGGTGGCTTGAGTGGTTCAAGGATTGGGGGTTTCCCCAAGACGTTGCAAAGCTGCTCCTGACGATACTCGTCCTCATCGTCACGTGGTACGCGTCTAAGTACGTCACGCAGATGCTGGGTCGGCGTGTGGCCCGACGATTCCGTCGTCCGAGCGTCTCGCGGACAGTGCTCCGGATCATTCGGATGAGCGTGTACGGTGTTGGAATTCTGTTCATCATCGTGTATATCTACGGGATCAATGGCACCAACATCGTTCTCTCTGTCACGGTCTTCTCCGCCATGGTTGGTGTCGTGCTCGCGCCCATCGTTGGGAGCGTCATCTCCGGACTGTTCGTTCTCGCCGACCAGCCCTACGAGGTTGGGGACATGATCGAACTGGCCGAAACAGGCCAACGCGGGTTCGTCGAGGATATCACGATCCGCTACACGAAGATATTCACGCTCGAAAATACGTTCCTCGTCGTCCCGAATGGGTCGATGCGCGAACGGGACGTGATCAACCATTCGGCTGAGGACACCCGGACCCGCTACACGCTCGACATCGGTGTCACCTACGAGAGCGACATCGAGAAGGCGCGTACACTCATCGAAAACGCCGCTCGCGATATTGATGGAGTCATTCAGGGCGGACCAGACATCCGCATCGGGAGTTCGCGCTATCCCGCTGCACCAACGTGCTTCATCGATCAGTTCGCCAACAGCAGCGTCAAACTCCGACTCCGCTACTGGACGAGAGATCCGTACAAGCCGCTCACGATGCGCTCTCGGATTCAAGAAGCAATATGGAAACGTCTCGACGACGTTGACGTGGAACTCGCCTACCCTCACTCACACGTCGTCTTTGACGAAACGAGCGGGGAGCTCAACGTCAATATGACCCACGAATCAACGGCAGAAGACCGCCCACCGCGTGCGCCTGCAGAGCCGGAAGCCGACGACTGA
- a CDS encoding GTP cyclohydrolase III: MTNTQVTLIQIDNYGPWTVTPEPRREVDLQTLQSRLYADLSQLFGNREGYVFFSRFDNMIAVTNGLDMDAHALIQESVGNRYPVTVSLSVAVDPNPVDALGLATSRLQDAGSAQDRTRREILRGESLTESMRTEDDVQIAHFDVNDATDRYTDKLNEFDTFIHIEQGYAELMRYMRMAHDSLSFFVGGDNVISVCSSIGRSEYADAVEHVQDAVGVDLKVGVGRNRSVQAAGMMAKHALEQCREDETAVELGW, translated from the coding sequence GTGACGAACACGCAGGTCACGCTCATCCAGATCGACAACTATGGGCCGTGGACGGTAACGCCTGAACCACGCCGCGAGGTCGACCTTCAGACGCTTCAATCTCGATTGTACGCTGATCTCTCGCAACTGTTCGGCAACCGAGAGGGATACGTCTTCTTCTCTCGGTTCGACAATATGATCGCCGTTACCAACGGCTTAGACATGGATGCGCACGCGCTCATTCAAGAATCGGTTGGTAATCGATATCCAGTGACCGTCAGTCTAAGTGTTGCCGTCGATCCCAATCCTGTTGATGCACTTGGGTTGGCGACGAGTCGGCTGCAGGATGCCGGCAGTGCTCAGGATCGGACGAGACGGGAGATCCTCCGCGGAGAATCCCTCACTGAATCCATGCGTACGGAAGACGACGTCCAGATCGCTCACTTCGATGTGAACGACGCGACTGACCGCTACACCGACAAACTGAACGAGTTCGATACGTTCATTCACATTGAACAAGGTTACGCCGAGTTGATGCGTTATATGCGGATGGCCCACGATTCGCTCTCGTTTTTCGTCGGTGGGGACAACGTCATCTCGGTCTGTTCATCGATCGGCCGATCGGAGTACGCCGATGCCGTCGAACACGTTCAGGATGCGGTTGGCGTCGACCTCAAAGTCGGTGTTGGACGCAACCGGTCAGTACAGGCTGCCGGTATGATGGCGAAACACGCGCTTGAACAGTGTAGAGAAGACGAAACGGCTGTCGAACTCGGTTGGTGA
- a CDS encoding helix-turn-helix domain-containing protein produces the protein MKYLTLSLGPTQLVFHPIDHCLAAQDSITRETLLHFNARFNETFIVLYQLAGNRETIEATVRDHDDVLNYEIVPVEDGSVYVFLHLDVSHPVGQLVQLSHEHALIIDTPITFDENNLFVTLVGIDTSLRNVLQSIPDEIDVSVHDAGGYYPDTNNLLSLLTERQLEVFETAVEHGYYDVPRCATHQDIADELGCAPSTVDEHLRKAEASVVPRLF, from the coding sequence ATGAAGTATCTCACACTCTCACTCGGGCCGACACAACTCGTGTTCCACCCGATAGACCACTGTCTCGCAGCACAAGATAGCATTACCCGAGAGACACTATTGCATTTCAACGCTCGGTTCAACGAGACGTTCATCGTGCTGTATCAGCTCGCGGGCAACCGTGAGACGATCGAAGCGACCGTCAGAGATCACGATGATGTTCTCAATTATGAGATCGTCCCTGTCGAAGACGGGAGCGTCTACGTATTCCTTCATCTCGATGTGTCGCATCCTGTCGGACAGCTCGTCCAACTTTCACACGAACACGCACTCATTATCGACACACCGATTACCTTCGACGAAAACAACCTGTTCGTGACACTTGTTGGAATTGACACCAGTCTTCGAAACGTCCTCCAGTCGATTCCTGACGAGATCGACGTTTCGGTCCACGATGCTGGTGGGTACTATCCAGACACTAACAATCTTCTCTCGCTGCTCACAGAACGACAGCTCGAAGTGTTCGAAACTGCTGTCGAACACGGTTACTACGACGTTCCCCGCTGCGCCACACACCAAGACATCGCTGATGAACTCGGATGTGCCCCGAGCACCGTCGACGAACATCTCCGAAAAGCCGAAGCGTCCGTTGTCCCCCGACTCTTTTAG
- a CDS encoding CBS domain-containing protein: MESHMTVRDVLLPEFVGASESDTVQASARLLLEERANHLVVLRGNDPVGLVSVRRLLQQYVDGDAADTTLGDVMTDEYETITPDISVSAAADRFVGASRPLLVMDNGTLIGLLTERDLLTAPHSEPSDDTIFVEEKGSNPTPIDEATADQGICEACGAFTRTLTVTDGRSLCSDCQDV, translated from the coding sequence ATGGAATCTCACATGACCGTTCGTGATGTATTGTTGCCCGAATTTGTGGGTGCAAGCGAGAGCGATACCGTTCAGGCGAGTGCTCGTTTGCTTCTCGAAGAACGGGCGAACCATCTCGTCGTTCTCCGCGGAAACGATCCGGTCGGATTGGTCAGTGTCCGTCGACTTCTCCAGCAGTATGTCGATGGCGACGCTGCCGATACGACGCTCGGTGACGTGATGACGGATGAGTACGAGACCATCACGCCAGATATCTCCGTGAGTGCGGCTGCCGATCGCTTTGTCGGGGCCTCGCGGCCGTTGCTCGTCATGGATAACGGTACGCTTATCGGACTCTTGACGGAGAGAGATCTCCTGACCGCACCGCACAGTGAACCATCAGACGATACGATATTCGTCGAGGAAAAAGGATCGAACCCGACGCCCATCGATGAGGCGACAGCCGATCAAGGGATCTGTGAAGCGTGTGGTGCATTCACTCGAACACTAACTGTGACCGACGGACGCTCTCTGTGCTCGGACTGTCAAGACGTGTGA
- a CDS encoding O-antigen ligase, with amino-acid sequence MNRPARYLFASFFMLLVASLIFNQVGGPESLRIYHIIPLFIVFGGLGFAVYGYHVYGFDGRFGLLLFTYMLCMVVLIGVALQQGGLGFPAPGRAVKLGLIALLVMFFLGVCPKQLRFIKQTWVYLFAFFVLFSIHLLHAVPLSPSGGSASVPIWAGFLMGLNLFVIPRYVSRNTFLWVLSLFASVSVLLGALAYSIGPYSVLGMNVTLWDETFSPIFVSGQLYPLESVFPNPNTFGFIGFMGAAAAIMLAIGQFPSSNSDHEGQSVRADGASATVLSFPYMFSLGLSFFAGVLFVINVLGMYLSNSRASYLALAMALLLFFSYITLGRRSLPFAFVGLTSVVLLFLFLLPQLGISASGRFALWSGALEAFLQQPKLLGEGIINTKEFIAPYVEEPYSGHSPHNSYLNIFLRAGLIGGGMYLLIIVGSLFSGALRRDRVDVPALVLAFGCAIHQMFEAYSLFWYTIMAVISSLAFGYLIMNGAWIDQPEEPANDRKRNRNSRKSRNTSRSKSRSETWSRPEWNR; translated from the coding sequence ATGAATCGACCAGCCCGATACCTCTTTGCGAGCTTTTTTATGCTGCTCGTTGCCAGCCTGATATTCAATCAAGTCGGAGGACCTGAATCGCTGAGGATATATCATATTATTCCACTGTTCATTGTCTTTGGAGGACTTGGATTCGCGGTCTACGGCTATCACGTGTACGGTTTTGATGGCCGATTCGGACTGCTGTTGTTCACCTACATGCTCTGCATGGTGGTGCTCATCGGTGTTGCCCTCCAGCAGGGAGGACTCGGATTCCCTGCACCGGGGCGAGCAGTAAAGCTGGGACTCATCGCGTTGTTGGTCATGTTTTTCCTTGGCGTCTGCCCAAAGCAGCTTCGATTCATTAAGCAGACGTGGGTATACCTCTTTGCGTTTTTCGTGTTGTTCTCGATTCATCTCCTTCACGCAGTGCCGTTGTCACCCTCAGGTGGCTCTGCATCAGTCCCGATTTGGGCCGGATTTCTGATGGGCCTGAATCTGTTCGTTATCCCGCGATACGTTTCCCGCAATACGTTCTTGTGGGTGCTCAGTCTCTTCGCAAGTGTCTCGGTGTTGCTCGGTGCTCTGGCGTACTCCATCGGCCCCTACAGCGTTCTTGGAATGAATGTCACATTGTGGGACGAAACGTTCTCACCGATCTTCGTGAGTGGACAGCTTTATCCTCTCGAGTCGGTGTTTCCGAATCCAAACACGTTCGGATTTATCGGATTCATGGGTGCTGCCGCCGCGATTATGTTGGCAATCGGCCAGTTCCCGAGTAGTAACAGCGATCACGAGGGACAAAGCGTCCGCGCTGATGGTGCTTCGGCGACGGTTCTCTCGTTCCCATACATGTTTTCGCTCGGGCTGTCGTTTTTCGCCGGCGTTCTATTCGTGATCAATGTGCTGGGTATGTATCTCTCTAACAGTCGTGCCAGCTATCTCGCTCTCGCGATGGCACTCTTGTTGTTTTTCTCCTACATTACTCTCGGCCGTCGGAGTCTCCCCTTCGCCTTCGTCGGTCTCACGAGTGTTGTACTGCTGTTCTTGTTCTTACTTCCGCAACTCGGCATCAGTGCCTCTGGACGGTTCGCTCTCTGGTCTGGCGCGCTCGAAGCATTTCTCCAGCAACCGAAACTACTCGGAGAGGGAATTATCAATACAAAAGAGTTCATCGCGCCGTACGTCGAGGAGCCGTACAGCGGACACAGCCCGCACAACTCGTATCTGAATATCTTCCTCCGGGCTGGCTTGATCGGTGGTGGGATGTACCTTCTCATCATCGTTGGGAGTCTCTTCTCTGGTGCGCTCCGGAGAGACCGTGTCGACGTACCCGCCCTCGTGCTCGCGTTCGGTTGTGCTATCCATCAGATGTTTGAGGCATACTCGCTCTTCTGGTATACGATCATGGCTGTGATCAGTTCGCTTGCGTTCGGATATCTCATCATGAACGGCGCGTGGATTGACCAACCCGAAGAGCCAGCGAACGACCGTAAGCGGAACCGGAACTCCCGCAAGTCTCGAAATACATCCCGAAGTAAGTCTCGAAGCGAGACGTGGTCGCGCCCAGAGTGGAATCGGTGA